GTGAACACGGCAGTCGCCGCCCTCGCGACGCGCTTCTTCCGCGTCCGACTCGACACGCAGTGGGGTCCCGTCGTCTTCACGCTCCTCATCACCCCGGTCGTCCTGGTCCTCCTGACGCTCTTTCTCAGCGGGATCCTCGGCTTCGGGTTCGACCTCGGCTCGGCCAACGCCGTCCTCGGCGTCGCCGTCGTCCTCCCGCTCGCGCTGGGGACCGCCTTCGACTACTTCTGGATGCCGGCCCCCGACGAGGTCGAACTCCCGGCCAAGTACGCCCGGGAGAACAGCCCGCGACGGTGACGGCCGCGCGTCGCGCGCACTCCCGCCTCCGACGACCGGCGACCCGTCCCGCTCTTCGTCGGCCCTCGCTACCGAACACCGTGGTGGACGAATGCACAGTGACGGCCGATTCGAACGACACAAGTTCGGCCGTGGCCTGGTTCTAGACGGTAGATATTCGATGATTCGAACGCATTTCCTCGAGATCGTGGAGGTGACGCTCCTGTCGTTTCTCCTCTCCGGCGTGCTGTGGAACGTCGCCGTCGGCTTCGGAGCGATCACGCCCCCCGACGCCGCCGTCGCCGTCGCGCTGACGACGGTGCTCGGGGCCGCGGCGTTCACCGCCGACAACGCCCGCACGCCGCGGACGATCGGTCCCCGCTAGTCCGCGCTAGTTCTCCCGGACGCCATCTCCCGCCGAGTCGAGGAGCCGCTCGACGGCCGCCTCGACGCTCTCTACGACCGCCTCGGGCGACCGCTCGCCGTCGACGCGGACGAACCGCTCCGGCTCGTACCCGATGAGCCGCTCGTAGTTCTCCCGCACCGCGGCGAGGTAGCCCGCTCGTTCGAACTTGTCGTTCGTCCCCGCCCGCTCCGCGCCGACCTGCGGGTCCACGTCGAGGTAGATCGTCGCGTCGGGTGGCCGGGTGAACGGCACGTGGATCCCGCGGACGTACTCGACGGGCCGATCGACGACGCCCGAGAGCGCCGCGCCCTGGTAAGCGTAGCGCGAGTCGGAGTAGCGGTCCGAGACGACGAGCTTCCCCGCGTCGAGCGCCGGCCGGACGACGCGAGAGAGGTGATCGGCGTGGTCGGCCGTGAAGAGGAACAGGTCGGCGAGGGGGTCCGCGTCGTCGTCGGCCAGCGAGCGGCGGACGGCCTCCCCGTACCACGAGGTCGTCGGCTCGCGGGTGAACACCGCGTCCGGGTAGGTGTCGTGTAAGGCCTCCCACGCGGTCGTCTTGCCGGAGCCGTCGATCCCCTCCAGCGTGATGAGCATACCCCGAGTTCCCGTCGAGGGGTCTTGAGTTACCGGACTCGACGCCGGCGTCGCGCACGTAGCTTTACGTTCTCGCGGGACGACACGTAGGGTATGGACGTTCTCGTCATCGGCGGAACCGGCTTCATCGGGACGGCGCTCTGTCGCGAACTCGCGGAACGCGGCCACGACGTCACCACGCTCTCGCGCTCGCCCGACGATCCCGACCTCCCCGCGGGGGTCGAGACGTACGCCGGCGACGTCACCGACTACGACTCGATCGAGGGGGCCTTCGAGGGGCGGGACGCGGTCGTCTACCTCGTCGCGCTCTCGCCGCTGTTCCGGCCCGACGGGGGGAACGACAGGCACTTCGAGGTCCACCTCGGCGGCGCGGAGAACGTGGTCGAGGCGATGCGGGCGCACGACGTCCCCCGGCTCGTACACGTGAGCGCGCTCGACGCCGATCCGGAGGCGGAGACGGCGTACCTGCGGGCGAAGGGGCGGGCGGAGGAGGTCGTCCGCGGCTCGGGGCTCGACTACGTGATCTTCCGCCCCTCGGTCGTCTTCGGCGACGGCGGCGAGTTCGTCCCGTTCACGAAGAAGCTCGCGCCGCGCCCGGCCGCGCCGCTGCCCGGCGGGGGCAAGACGCGCTTCCAGCCGATCTGGGTGGGCGACATCGTCCCGATGCTGGCGGACGCCGTCGAGAACGACGAGCGCGCCGGGGAGACCTACGAGGTGGGCGGTCCGGAGGTGCTCACGCTGCGGGAGGTGGCCGAACTCGCCCACCGCGCCGACGGCCACTCGTTCACCGCGATCCCGATCCCGATGGCGCTCGCGGACGTCGGCCTCTCCGTGCTCGGGGCCGTCGGCGGGCCGATGGGTCCCGACCAGGCGCGCTCGCTGCGCGTGGACAACACCGTCGCGGACAACGACGTGACCGCCTTCGGCGTGCGGGAGGCCGACCTCACCACCCTCGCGGAGTACCTGGACGTTACGGGGCGCGACGCCGCGTAACCGGCCGGATCGTTCACGAGGCCGATTCATTCTCCGGAGCAAGACTTATAATTCCTGTGTGGTTCTCTTCGATGATATGAAACTGGCGATGGTGGGCTTCGGGCAGGCCGGGGGGAAGATCCTCGACAAATTCCTGGAGTACGATCGACGAACCGGCTCGGACGTGGTCCGGGCGGCGCTGGCGGTCAACACGGCGAAGGCTGACCTGATGGGGCTAGAGTACGTCCCCGAGGAGAACCGCGTGCTCATCGGGCAGTCCCGGGTGAAGGGCCACGGCGTCGGGGCCGACAACGAACTCGGTTCGGCCGTCGCCGAGGAAGACATCGACGAACTCGTCGCCGCGATGGACGACGTTCCCGCCCACGAGGTGGACGCCTTCCTGATCGTCGCGGGTCTCGGCGGCGGGAGCGGCTCCGGCGGCGGGCCCGTCCTCGCGCGCCACCTCAAGCGCATCTACACCGAACCCGTGTACGCCCTCGGCGTCCTCCCGAGCGAGGACGAGGGGGGCATCTACACGCTCAACGCGGCGCGCTCGTTCCAGACGTACGTCCGGGAGTGCGACCACCTGCTCGTCTTCGACAACGACGCCTGGCGGCGCTCCGGTGAGTCGGTCCAGACGGGGTACGACGGCATCAACGAGGAGATCGTCAGGCGCTTCGGCCTGCTGTTCGGCGCGGGCGAGGTCGAGCGCGGTGGCGAGGTGGCGGAGTCCGTAGTGGATTCGAGCGAGATCATCAACACGCTCGCTGGCGGCGGCGTCTCCACCGTCGGCTACGCCTCGGAGACGATCGAGCGCCGAGACGCCGGCCTGCTCTCGCGACTGCGCGGGAACGGCGTGGACGACGACCTCGACGCCGCGACGACGACGAACCGCGTCACCAGCCTCGTTCGAAAGGCGGCGCTCGGCCGGCTCACGCTCCCCTGCGAGATCGAGGGCGCAGAGCGCGCCCTGCTCGTCCTGAGCGGCCCCGCGCGCTATCTCGACCGGAAGGGCATCGAGCGCGGCCGGAAGTGGCTCGAGGAGCAGACCGGGAGCATGGAGGTCCGCGGCGGGGACTACCCCATCCGTGACGCCGACTTCGTCGCCGCGGTGGTCCTGCTCGCGGGCGTGACGACGATCCCGCGGGTCAAGGAACTCCAGCGCGTCGCCATCGAAGCCCAGGAGAACATCGAGGAGATCCGCGCGCGGAGCGACGCCAACCTCCGGGACCTCGTCGCCGACGAGGCGGACGAACTCGAACCGCTCTTCTGACTCCGGCGCGACGCTCCTCCCGAATGCGCGTCGTCGTCCCGTACCGAGTCAGCGATCCGAAGACCCGCCTCGCGCCCGTCCTCGACGCCGAGGAGCGCGTCGCCTTCAGCCGCGCCATGCTCGACGACGTGCTCGCGGCCGTCCGCGGAACCGACCACGCCCCCGAGGTCCTCGCCACCGAGCCCCTCGACGCCGAACTCCCCGACCCCGTCGCCGTCGACGCCCGCCCGCTCACCGACGCCGTGAACGCCGTCCTCGCCGCCGCGAAGGAACCCGTGGCCGTCGTAGCGGCCGACCTCGCGCTGGCGACGCCCGCCGCCCTCGAACGCCTGTTCGACGCCGACGGGGAGGTGGTCCTCGCCCCCGGTCGCGGCGGGGGGACCAACGCCCTCCTCGCCCGGCACCCCGAGTTCCGCGTCGACTACCACGGCGCGTCCTACCGCGACCACCGCTCCGCCTGCGAGGCCGTCGGCGCACGGGCCGCGACGGTCGACTCCTACCGGCTCGGCACGGACGTGGACGAACCCGCGGACCTCGTGGAGGTGCTCCTGCACGGCGAGGGGGCCGCGAGCGAGTGGCTCCGCGACCGCGGGTTCACGCTCGCCGTGAACGGTGGGCGCGTCGGCGTGCGCCGCGAGGGCGAGTGACAGGCTTTTTGCCGTCTGCGGCCGAGGTCCGGCCGTGATCCCCGACGCGGACGAGTACGGCATCGACCTCACCGTCGACGACGACGCAGTGGAGCGCCTGCGCTCCGCGACGTCCGACGACGTCGACCCCGCCCCCGAACTCTCGTTCGCGCGGAACGTCTTCCTCCCGCTCACCACCGCCTGCCGGTACACCTGCA
The Halomarina pelagica DNA segment above includes these coding regions:
- the tmk gene encoding dTMP kinase, coding for MLITLEGIDGSGKTTAWEALHDTYPDAVFTREPTTSWYGEAVRRSLADDDADPLADLFLFTADHADHLSRVVRPALDAGKLVVSDRYSDSRYAYQGAALSGVVDRPVEYVRGIHVPFTRPPDATIYLDVDPQVGAERAGTNDKFERAGYLAAVRENYERLIGYEPERFVRVDGERSPEAVVESVEAAVERLLDSAGDGVREN
- a CDS encoding complex I NDUFA9 subunit family protein — translated: MDVLVIGGTGFIGTALCRELAERGHDVTTLSRSPDDPDLPAGVETYAGDVTDYDSIEGAFEGRDAVVYLVALSPLFRPDGGNDRHFEVHLGGAENVVEAMRAHDVPRLVHVSALDADPEAETAYLRAKGRAEEVVRGSGLDYVIFRPSVVFGDGGEFVPFTKKLAPRPAAPLPGGGKTRFQPIWVGDIVPMLADAVENDERAGETYEVGGPEVLTLREVAELAHRADGHSFTAIPIPMALADVGLSVLGAVGGPMGPDQARSLRVDNTVADNDVTAFGVREADLTTLAEYLDVTGRDAA
- a CDS encoding tubulin/FtsZ family protein, which codes for MKLAMVGFGQAGGKILDKFLEYDRRTGSDVVRAALAVNTAKADLMGLEYVPEENRVLIGQSRVKGHGVGADNELGSAVAEEDIDELVAAMDDVPAHEVDAFLIVAGLGGGSGSGGGPVLARHLKRIYTEPVYALGVLPSEDEGGIYTLNAARSFQTYVRECDHLLVFDNDAWRRSGESVQTGYDGINEEIVRRFGLLFGAGEVERGGEVAESVVDSSEIINTLAGGGVSTVGYASETIERRDAGLLSRLRGNGVDDDLDAATTTNRVTSLVRKAALGRLTLPCEIEGAERALLVLSGPARYLDRKGIERGRKWLEEQTGSMEVRGGDYPIRDADFVAAVVLLAGVTTIPRVKELQRVAIEAQENIEEIRARSDANLRDLVADEADELEPLF
- the cofC gene encoding 2-phospho-L-lactate guanylyltransferase — encoded protein: MRVVVPYRVSDPKTRLAPVLDAEERVAFSRAMLDDVLAAVRGTDHAPEVLATEPLDAELPDPVAVDARPLTDAVNAVLAAAKEPVAVVAADLALATPAALERLFDADGEVVLAPGRGGGTNALLARHPEFRVDYHGASYRDHRSACEAVGARAATVDSYRLGTDVDEPADLVEVLLHGEGAASEWLRDRGFTLAVNGGRVGVRREGE